One region of Zingiber officinale cultivar Zhangliang unplaced genomic scaffold, Zo_v1.1 ctg207, whole genome shotgun sequence genomic DNA includes:
- the LOC122036779 gene encoding plastidic ATP/ADP-transporter-like yields MERVISTKALLSLPSKPHPRAFHPLPSLRSRFPSPALRAPHGFGSQDRPTSISVANPQRLLLYPSATGRQRKGPIFRASAAIPADGAGLVDEKASPKFLGVELSTLKKIVPLGIMFFCILFNYTILRDTKDVLVVTAKGSSAEIIPFLKTWVNLPMAIGFMLLYTKLSNVLSKEALFYTVIMPFIAFFGAFAFLLYPMRDAIHPTALADRLLAALGPSFLGPVAILRIWSFCLFYVMAELWGSVVISVLFWGFANQITTLEEAKEFYPLFGLGANIALIFSGRTVKFFSNMRKNLGPGVDGWAISLKGMMSIVVLLGLVICGIYWGVNKFVVNDPSIPRTERKKKEKPKLGMNESLKVLLSSRYVRDLATLVVAYGISINLVEVTWKSKLKAQFPSPNEYSSFMGDFSTATGIATFTMMLVGRWILRKFGWGVAAMITPTVLLLTGVGFFSLILFSEPLAPLLGSFGMTPLLAAVFVGALQNIFSKSAKYSLFDPCKEMAYIPMDEEMKVKGKAAIDVVCNPLGKSGGALIQQFMILTFGSLANSTPYLGGILLVIVLAWLGAARSLDSQFSPLAKQQFEKEKMLKASEPSVIEQKENGSLHESTASENSSNGSPAKEELATESETSAGTSHGQQSYTSR; encoded by the exons ATGGAGAGAGTCATCTCCACGAAAGCCCTTCTTTCCCTCCCCTCCAAGCCTCACCCTCGCGCCTTCCATCCTCTCCCTTCCCTCCGCAGTCGCTTCCCCTCCCCCGCCCTCCGCGCTCCCCATGGCTTCGGCTCCCAGGACAGACCCACCTCGATCTCCGTAGCGAATCCCCAAAGGTTGCTCCTTTACCCATCTGCCACCGGTAGACAGAGGAAAGGTCCGATTTTTAGGGCAAGCGCGGCGATTCCGGCCGACGGAGCCGGACTTGTCGACGAAAAGGCGAGCCCCAAGTTCCTGGGAGTCGAGTTGTCAACTCTCAAGAAGATAGTCCCGCTTGGGATCATGTTCTTTTGTATTCTGTTCAATTATACCATTCTTAGGGACACCAAGGATGTGCTGGTGGTGACGGCCAAGGGGAGCAGCGCCGAGATCATTCCATTCTTGAAGACCTGGGTGAACTTGCCCATGGCCATCGGATTCATGCTTCTGTACACCAAACTGTCGAACGTGCTGTCAAAGGAGGCTCTTTTCTACACCGTGATTATGCCCTTCATCGCTTTCTTCGGAGCCTTTGCGTTCCTGCTGTATCCCATGCGCGACGCCATCCATCCCACCGCGCTGGCCGACAGGCTCTTGGCAGCGCTCGGTCCGAGCTTCCTTGGCCCGGTTGCAATTCTGAGGATTTGGAGCTTCTGCCTGTTCTATGTGATGGCCGAGCTATGGGGAAGTGTGGTTATCTCGGTCCTCTTCTGGGGTTTTGCCAACCAG ATTACTACCCTTGAGGAAGCCAAAGAGTTCTACCCATTGTTTGGACTTGGAGCTAATATTGCCCTCATCTTCTCTGGACGCACAGTGAAGTTCTTCTCTAACATGCGTAAGAATTTGGGGCCAGGGGTCGATGGCTGGGCAATTTCACTCAAAGGAATGATGAGTATCGTCGTTCTCCTTGGCCTTGTAATATGTGGAATCTATTGGGGTGTGAATAAGTTTGTTGTAAATGATCCATCCATTCCAAGAACAGAACGCAAAAAGAAG GAGAAGCCGAAGCTAGGTATGAACGAGAGCCTGAAAGTTCTTCTGTCGTCTCGATATGTAAGAGACCTTGCAACCTTGGTGGTTGCTTATGGTATAAGCATCAACCTTGTAGAAGTCACATGGAAATCAAAGCTCAAGGCACAG TTCCCTAGTCCAAATGAATACTCATCCTTCATGGGTGATTTTTCAACTGCTACTGGAATTGCAACATTCACAATGATGTTGGTAGGAAGATGGATTCTCCGGAAATTCGGGTGGGGAGTTGCAGCTATGATCACTCCCACAGTTCTACTGCTCACAGGAGTTGGGTTCTTCTCGCTAATTCTGTTCAGTGAGCCATTGGCTCCCCTATTGGGCAGTTTTGGTATGACTCCTCTGCTTGCAGCTGTTTTTGTTGGTGCACTTCAGAACATTTTCAGCAAGAGTGCAAAATACAGCTTGTTTGATCCTTGCAAAGAAATGGCTTACATTCCTATGGACGAAGAGATGAAG GTCAAAGGGAAGGCTGCTATTGATGTTGTCTGCAACCCCCTAGGAAAATCTGGAGGTGCCTTGATCCAGCAGTTCATGATCTTGACATTCGGTTCTCTGGCAAACTCAACTCCTTACCTGGGAGGAATACTTCTAGTGATTGTTCTGGCATGGTTAGGCGCTGCGAGGTCCTTGGACTCTCAGTTCTCGCCTTTGGCCAAGCAGCAGTTCGAGAAGGAGAAGATGCTGAAGGCAAGTGAACCTTCAGTCATCGAGCAGAAGGAGAATGGTTCTCTTCATGAATCCACAGCAAGTGAGAACTCGTCGAACGGGTCACCGGCAAAAGAAGAACTTGCTACTGAATCGGAGACTTCAGCAGGAACCAGCCATGGTCAGCAGAGTTACACTTCAAGGTAG
- the LOC122036768 gene encoding ras-related protein RABA5a-like yields the protein MANNGDEQQSEDYLFKIVMIGDSAVGKSNLLARFARNEFYQNSKSTIGVEFQTQKMLIDGKEIKAQIWDTAGQERFKAVTSAYYRGAVGALLVYDISRRRTFESISRWLNELHAHSDMNVVIILVGNKTDLKDAREVDTAEGKAIAETQGLFFIETSALDSSNVAAAFETVVKEIYHILSRKVFQSQAQKHEAVAVLGSGKSVVLQGDGSDTNDGARGFPCCS from the exons ATGGCCAACAATGGAGATGAACAGCAAAGTGAGGactatcttttcaaaattgttaTGATTGGCGATTCAGCTGTGGGGAAGTCAAATTTGCTCGCAAGGTTTGCACGGAATGAATTCTATCAAAATTCCAAATCCACCATTGGTGTTGAATTCCAGACTCAGAAGATGCTCATTGATGGAAAGGAAATTAAAGCTCAGATTTGGGATACTGCTGGTCAGGAACGCTTCAAGGCTGTTACATCTGCATATTACAGAGGTGCAGTAGGAGCACTTCTTGTTTATGATATCAGCAGGCGTCGGACATTCGAGAGTATCAGTCGATGGTTGAATGAACTACATG CACATTCTGACATGAATGTCGTGATCATCTTGGTTGGGAACAAAACTGATCTCAAGGACGCAAGGGAAGTCGACACAGCGGAAGGCAAGGCCATAGCTGAAACTCAAGGTCTCTTCTTCATTGAAACTTCTGCGCTCGACTCCTCCAATGTTGCAGCAGCCTTCGAGACCGTGGTGAAAGAGATCTACCACATTTTAAGTAGGAAAGTATTTCAATCTCAAGCGCAGAAGCACGAGGCAGTGGCGGTGTTAGGCAGCGGGAAGTCTGTGGTTTTACAGGGAGATGGAAGCGATACAAATGATGGAGCCCGGGGATTTCCATGCTGCTCTTGA
- the LOC122036767 gene encoding protein PGR-like, with protein sequence MDGFLIRFAFSLLFSFSIAARALKRKSVDFSAVFVGIPAMVIHMLAGYRFAALLLVFFSTSSKVTRFGQEKKRGIEADFKEGGQRNWIQVLANSLIATVLVVILTIKTQGQDKCLDTEDSTVVTALLGGTVGHYACCNGDTWSSELGMLSSDQPRLITTLKKVRKGTNGAVTIHGLVAAIAAGLAIGITFALIGLLTTECSLNVLWRQLLIVPIAAAAGLIGSLIDSLLGATLQFSGYCTVRKKVVGKHGPTVIKISGTSMLDNNAVNAVSILLTTLVTSITCLYIF encoded by the exons ATGGACGGCTTCTTGATCCGCTTCGCCTTCTCGTTGTTGTTCTCCTTCTCCATCGCTGCTCGAGCGCTGAAGCGCAAGTCCGTCGACTTCTCTGCGGTTTTCGTCGGGATCCCCGCCATGGTGATCCACATGTTGGCTGGATACAG GTTCGCGGCTCTGCTTCTGGTGTTCTTCTCGACCTCGTCCAAGGTTACGAGGTTTGgacaggagaagaagaggggaatCGAGGCGGACTTCAAGGAGGGAGGGCAGAGGAACTG GATACAAGTACTGGCAAATAGCTTAATAGCCACAGTTTTGGTGGTGATACTCACTATAAAAACTCAAGGGCAGGATAAGTGCTTGGATACCGAAGACTCAACTGTAGTAACGGCTCTCTTGGGAGGTACTGTTGGACATTACGCTTGTTGTAATGGAGATACTTGGTCTTCTGAATTAGGAATGCTTAGCAGTGACCAACCTCGGCTAATCACAACCTTGAAG AAAGTCCGGAAGGGTACAAACGGCGCTGTCACTATACATGGACTCGTAGCGGCTATAGCAGCAGGCTTGGCAATTGGCATCACATTTGCGCTGATCGGATTGCTTACAACAGAATGTTCACTAAATGTCCTTTGGAGGCAACTGCTAATTGTGCCCATTGCTGCTGCTGCTGGTTTGATTGGAAGCCTGATTGATTCTCTATTGGGTGCGACCCTTCAATTTAGTGGGTATTGCACAGTACGCAAGAAG GTGGTAGGTAAACACGGTCCAACGGTGATTAAGATCTCTGGAACAAGTATGCTAGACAACAATGCTGTAAATGCTGTCTCAATACTCTTAACAACACTCGTCACCTCAATCACATGCTTATACATCTTTTAA
- the LOC122036776 gene encoding palmitoyl-acyl carrier protein thioesterase, chloroplastic-like isoform X2, producing the protein MVASVASSAFFPASSSASPVSAKSTQPVGEGPQSLGVRAAVAKSTLSSGAMGVKAQVSAKTGRTNVGLKSEIHKVEEDAPSSARTFYNQLPDWSFLFAAITTIFLAAEKQFTLIDWKPRRPDMLADAFGLGKIMQDGLVFRQNFSIRSYEIGADRTASIETLMNHLQETALNHVKSVGLMGDGYGSTPEMSKRNLIWVVTKMQVAVEKYPSWEDVVEVDTWVAASGKNGMRRDWHVRDFRTGQTVMRATSVWVMMNKQTRRLAKIPEEVKAEIVSYFMDRDPILDEDRNKFPKLEANCADHVERGLTPRWGDLDVNQHVNNVKYIGWILESAPISILESHELASMTLEYRRECGRGSVLQSLTAISNNNAGDLAEPGIECQHLLSLETGAEIMKGRTKWRLKRAQGLQSYGPIQAGIAN; encoded by the exons ATGGTTGCTTCGGTGGCATCGTCGGCCTTTTTTCCTGCTTCATCTTCAGCATCTCCGGTCTCAGCTAAATCAACACAGCCCGTTGGTGAAGGCCCTCAAAGTTTGGGTGTCAGAGCCGCTGTAGCAAAATCTACCTTATCATCTGGTGCCATGGGGGTGAAGGCACAAGTATCTGCTAAGACAGGTCGTACAAACGTTGGTCTGAAATCTGAGATCCATAAGGTTGAGGAAGACGCTCCATCATCTGCAAGGACATTTTACAACCAATTGCCGGACTGGAGTTTTCTATTTGCTGCCATAACAACTATCTTCTTGGCTGCTGAGAAGCAGTTTACCCTGATCGACTGGAAGCCTAGGCGCCCTGATATGCTTGCTGATGCATTTGGGCTTGGGAAGATTATGCAAGATGGTTTAGTTTTCAGGCAGAACTTCAGTATTAGGTCATATGAAATTGGAGCAGATAGAACTGCCTCTATAGAGACTTTAATGAACCATCTGCAG GAAACTGCTCTCAACCATGTAAAAAGTGTTGGGCTCATGGGTGATGGGTATGGTTCAACGCCTGAAATGAGTAAGAGAAATTTGATTTGGGTGGTAACCAAGATGCAGGTTGCTGTTGAAAAATATCCTTCTTG GGAAGATGTGGTTGAAGTAGATACATGGGTGGCTGCATCTGGGAAAAATGGGATGCGCCGTGATTGGCATGTCCGTGATTTTCGAACAGGCCAAACTGTTATGCGGGCAACCAG TGTGTGGGTGATGATGAACAAGCAGACTAGAAGATTGGCTAAAATTCCAGAGGAAGTTAAAGCAGAAATAGTTTCCTATTTTATGGACAGGGATCCTATTTTAGATGAGGATAGAAATAAGTTTCCAAAGCTCGAAGCTAACTGTGCAGATCATGTTGAAAGAGGCTTGACT CCTCGGTGGGGTGATTTGGATGTCAATCAGCACGTTAACAATGTCAAGTATATTGGTTGGATCCTTGAG AGTGCACCCATCTCAATCCTGGAGAGCCATGAGCTCGCTAGCATGACTCTGGAATACAGGAGGGAGTGCGGGAGGGGCAGTGTGCTGCAATCGCTCACTGCTATCTCCAACAACAATGCAGGTGACTTGGCTGAGCCTGGCATTGAGTGCCAGCATCTCTTGAGTTTGGAAACTGGCGCTGAGATTATGAAGGGTCGAACCAAGTGGAGGCTCAAGCGTGCCCAGGGTCTCCAATCCTATGGGCCAATTCAAGCTGGGATCGCAAATTAA
- the LOC122036776 gene encoding palmitoyl-acyl carrier protein thioesterase, chloroplastic-like isoform X1 gives MPCIFCLYRIIWMCKGRAQYFRVLLGRTRSSFHLACGVFLASIASLRMVASVASSAFFPASSSASPVSAKSTQPVGEGPQSLGVRAAVAKSTLSSGAMGVKAQVSAKTGRTNVGLKSEIHKVEEDAPSSARTFYNQLPDWSFLFAAITTIFLAAEKQFTLIDWKPRRPDMLADAFGLGKIMQDGLVFRQNFSIRSYEIGADRTASIETLMNHLQETALNHVKSVGLMGDGYGSTPEMSKRNLIWVVTKMQVAVEKYPSWEDVVEVDTWVAASGKNGMRRDWHVRDFRTGQTVMRATSVWVMMNKQTRRLAKIPEEVKAEIVSYFMDRDPILDEDRNKFPKLEANCADHVERGLTPRWGDLDVNQHVNNVKYIGWILESAPISILESHELASMTLEYRRECGRGSVLQSLTAISNNNAGDLAEPGIECQHLLSLETGAEIMKGRTKWRLKRAQGLQSYGPIQAGIAN, from the exons ATGCCGTGCATCTTTTGTTTGTATCGAATTATTTGGATGTGTAAAGGAAGGGCACAGTATTTTCGAGTTCTTCTTGGTAGAACTCGATCTAGTTTTCACTTGGCTTGTGGTGTATTCTTGGCGTCGATTGCTA GTTTAAGAATGGTTGCTTCGGTGGCATCGTCGGCCTTTTTTCCTGCTTCATCTTCAGCATCTCCGGTCTCAGCTAAATCAACACAGCCCGTTGGTGAAGGCCCTCAAAGTTTGGGTGTCAGAGCCGCTGTAGCAAAATCTACCTTATCATCTGGTGCCATGGGGGTGAAGGCACAAGTATCTGCTAAGACAGGTCGTACAAACGTTGGTCTGAAATCTGAGATCCATAAGGTTGAGGAAGACGCTCCATCATCTGCAAGGACATTTTACAACCAATTGCCGGACTGGAGTTTTCTATTTGCTGCCATAACAACTATCTTCTTGGCTGCTGAGAAGCAGTTTACCCTGATCGACTGGAAGCCTAGGCGCCCTGATATGCTTGCTGATGCATTTGGGCTTGGGAAGATTATGCAAGATGGTTTAGTTTTCAGGCAGAACTTCAGTATTAGGTCATATGAAATTGGAGCAGATAGAACTGCCTCTATAGAGACTTTAATGAACCATCTGCAG GAAACTGCTCTCAACCATGTAAAAAGTGTTGGGCTCATGGGTGATGGGTATGGTTCAACGCCTGAAATGAGTAAGAGAAATTTGATTTGGGTGGTAACCAAGATGCAGGTTGCTGTTGAAAAATATCCTTCTTG GGAAGATGTGGTTGAAGTAGATACATGGGTGGCTGCATCTGGGAAAAATGGGATGCGCCGTGATTGGCATGTCCGTGATTTTCGAACAGGCCAAACTGTTATGCGGGCAACCAG TGTGTGGGTGATGATGAACAAGCAGACTAGAAGATTGGCTAAAATTCCAGAGGAAGTTAAAGCAGAAATAGTTTCCTATTTTATGGACAGGGATCCTATTTTAGATGAGGATAGAAATAAGTTTCCAAAGCTCGAAGCTAACTGTGCAGATCATGTTGAAAGAGGCTTGACT CCTCGGTGGGGTGATTTGGATGTCAATCAGCACGTTAACAATGTCAAGTATATTGGTTGGATCCTTGAG AGTGCACCCATCTCAATCCTGGAGAGCCATGAGCTCGCTAGCATGACTCTGGAATACAGGAGGGAGTGCGGGAGGGGCAGTGTGCTGCAATCGCTCACTGCTATCTCCAACAACAATGCAGGTGACTTGGCTGAGCCTGGCATTGAGTGCCAGCATCTCTTGAGTTTGGAAACTGGCGCTGAGATTATGAAGGGTCGAACCAAGTGGAGGCTCAAGCGTGCCCAGGGTCTCCAATCCTATGGGCCAATTCAAGCTGGGATCGCAAATTAA